One Chlamydiales bacterium genomic window, TGGATCTCCAAGATTCTGAGCATTTAAGTGAAAAATTAGAAAAGATAAGAGAAAAAATTGTTCCTCAAAAAAAGAATACAAACAAGAATGTCAGCTTGGCAGAAGTGCAGGAGAGTATACAATCACAAAAGAGCGATTCAAATTCTATAAAGGTTCATAAGATTGACTTAAGTAGTCTTGAGCAACTCCGTATTCGGGTCATTCAAGATCTACTTCGTTTAAAAGCTCCGCGCGCGTTACATACAATTATTAATGAGTCACATGTAGAACGGGATGATAAGGATCAAATTATTCCAGAAAAGACTTTTGCCTTGATACGAGAGCAGATCGCTAAGGAGGGAGCAACAGGAGGTTTAAATACTGGATTAAATAAAGCCATTGAGCGCTTCTTATACAAAAAATTTGACAAATTTCAGTCTGATCGAAAGCAATATCTTTCATATCTACAAGCTATGGTAGACATGGGATGCATTTTCTCTCCATCATCGGATTCTGTCATATTCTCTGCAGTTTCTATAGCAGATATAGAGCTTGTGAGAATTTTATTCACACAATTTGACAAATGGCCAACGGATAAGCAGCAAGAATGGTATAATTGGGGAAGGAGAAATTATCTCCATTCCGATCTGATACATTACGTTTTTCTAAAGAATTCTCCTGAATCTTCTTTATTCGGGTCGTCCAGCCAAAGGGTAGCAATGATGAGACAGCGTAAATCGGATGAAGCTGTCTTCGAAGTTTTAAAGTTTCTTTTGGAAAAGGGATTCGATGTAAACGCAAAAAGTAATACGCCTCGCTACCTTGGTGCTACGCCTCTCCACTTTGCGGCTCATTTACATTTTCCCCTTTGCGTGAAATTGTTATTAGAGCAACCAGGGGTAAAGGTTAATGGTGTTACAGCAGAGGGTAAGACCCCCCTACATCATGTTTTCAACTTTTATGCAGAGAAAGATGAACGACAGGTGAATGAGATTGTTACAATGTTGTTAAATAGAGATGATCTTGAGAATCATTGCGATGATCAGGGAAACTACCCTCTCCATTTAGCGCTTCAACGTGGATATGAATACAAGATGTTATTGGAAAGATTTCCGCGGAATGCAAATGCGAAGAATCATGCTGGTCGATATCCTATCGATCTAGCTGTGCTTCTCGGGCATACAAGGGCGGTGAGCACATTTTTTACATTCCTAGATGACTTGCGTGCATCTAGCAGTAGCAATAACTGGTCCGATATAAGAGGAAGGATAGAGAATATACAATCCAAATTGGATATCGATAAGATGATATATGATAACTATTTTTCTTGGTGTCACTTAGCGATCACATTTGCCTTTTCTCGGCCTGAATCAGAGATCGAAGCTAACGGTTTCTCTCTCTACAAATATTTCCTACAAACACCAAAGGTAAAACAGGTAGATAAGATTTTGTTCCAGAAGAAGATACTTGCTTCTTTGCCAGCTTTGTTGACGAAAACAATCGAGAGTCAACAAGAGCAATTCAGAGCCGCAGCGAAAGCAGTACTTGAAGAGCAAGCCATAGTCTTTTGTATGATGATATTAGGGAGCTTAGAGCAGTCTCTTTCTAGTCAGGATCCAGAAGATCAATCGGATATCTTTCAGAAGGTAGAGGATCTTTCTCTTTCTAGTCAGGATCCAGAAGATCAATCGGATATCTTTCAGAAGGTAGAGGATCTTTTACTGGATATGCTTGAGAAGAATTTTTGGAGAGTCTCTTTTTATCTGTTAAGTTATTTATATGATTCTAAGGGACAGATCAAAGCTAATACTAAGGAGAGAATAAATCAAAATCTTCAGAAATATGATGCTTTGTGTAGAAAGTATATTGAAAAACACTTCCTTCTGAAAGAAGAAGAAGTAGTCCAACTTGAAAAGCAAAATTCATCCTTAAGGTCGTCAAGGTCTCAAGTAGAATTACCAGTAATAGCTTGGAATACCATCTTCTCTTATTTAGAATTGAAGAAGATGCGAAATCTGCGCATTTTATCTAAAAGATCTATCATACAAGAAGCTATTGGAAGTCGAATAGGGAAACATCTTGCTTGGTTTCATTTAGGACATGAATTTCACTATAAAGAATTAGAGAAAGAAGATTTGATTATTAGAATGCCAGAAAAAATAGAAGTACTCACTGTTGAAGGAAAAGCATCCTTAAAAAAACTCACTGTTCAAGGACAAAAGCTCTTTAATCAATTCGAAAAAAACCCTGATCGATTTAAAGAAATCTCTAAGAAACGAGTTTATCAGAAAATAGGAAAAAAACAGATTAAAGACATCTCTAGGAAACAAGTTTATCAGAAAATAGGAGAAAAACAGAGCCTAAGAACCCTAAAAAAAGTACAAAAACTAGTAAGCCAAATAATGATAACAGCAAAGCAAGTAAAGGATAATTTTATTCCAATTCCAAAACCTATAGGTCAGACTTTCAACAAGAATTTACAGGAGTATCCTATAATTATTAGAGAAATTCTCGAGGATATTAATTTTGCGCGGTTTTTAAACGTAAACGTGGCTGATGAATCCGATAGTATATCAGACTATTTATTATACCTACAAACCCAGTTTAAGAGTACTCCTAATGCCAATCGAGCATTAAGGAAAGTACTTGAAAAATGTATTTTGAGTTACAGTCGAACTTCTATTCTTAGGGAATACCAGCTTTTAAAAATCCGAGTAATTCTTGACATGGGATGTATTTTAGATGATCGGTCGTCTCTAGCCTATGCATTGATTTTAGGAGATATAGAGATTATGCACTTGCTATTTGCGAAATTTGAAACATTACCACCATCGGAACAGAATGCTTGGCTTAGATTTGATGAAAAAGGCTATTCTTTGATGAGTCTTGCTGTTACAAACAATAGCAAACTTTTAAGTGCTCGTGTTGATGTCTGTCGAGAGAAATGGCTTGTTGAAATAATTGAGAATAAATCAGAGGAAGTTGCCTATAACATGTTAACATTCCTGTTGGAGAAGAATTTTGATCCAAATGTTGGGCAGAATCGCCCTCTTTACTGCGCAGCTGAGTCAAAGTTTGTCACGTGTGTCAAACTTCTATTAGAGCATATGGCAGAGGCCAATTGTGCTTCGGCAATAAAGGAGAATACCCCCTTACATATGGCCTTGGCAAGCGTTAATGAGATTGAGAATGAAGAGCAGAGGGTTGATGAGATAGTTGATTTGCTTTTAGACAAAGTTGATGATCAGCTTTCCAATACAGATGGTCACCTTCCTATCCATTTCGCAGCTAAAAAGGGAGATAGGCGAAATTTTAAAAAATTATTAGACAAATTTCCTGATAGTATAAATCACGTGGATCAAAGAAATCCTATTGATTTGGCCATTGCTTATGGACATATAGAGCTGGTACAAGAATTTTGTGATGATCCACTAGAAGAGGATCAGTATTATAAATATTTAGAGGTAGCAATCCTTAATCACTCTTTCTTCATTTTCGAATATTTTTTAGAAAAAATGAAAGAGCATAAGATCCCTATTGATGCGAATAAGTTGATATTAGTCATGATTACAGAGATCTGGGATCATTCAGAAGAGAATATAGGAAATAACCACTACATTGTGTATGCAAAAAAAATATTAGATAATTATCCATATCCTATAAATCAGAACCTTTTGTTAAAGGCAAAAGAAAACAAAAAAGGATTACTTTTTTTTATTTTATTAGATCATTGTCGTTTTACTTTAAGTTCTAATGAATTTAGTGATCTGAGTAAAAAATTTATTAAAGAATTTCAAGAGAATTCCCCGCCCACACCGATCATTTTTAAACGCAGGAACGATCACCAGCAAGTGAACTAAGTTGGCATCTTTCTCCTGCGATTTTTTCTTCTGAGCAAAGAAGTTTACCTTTTACAGAAACGAATATTCTTGCTGTAGGTTTGCACGGTTGTTTTTATTCCCTTTTTTGGGAGTTTTCTTTTTTATCTTTTTAATTCTTTTACTGTCATGATGATAGGTTCTTTATTTTGTTTACTGGGTGCTTTTATCTTGATAAATTATAAAGAAAAAGTAAAGATCCTTTCTAAAAATTTGCCATTATAATTTTTTGGAATTATTTATTTTAGAGGGTTTATGGAAGGTGTGAGTCGCTTTAATGCTGATCAAAAATATTATGCAGAAATGGTAAAATTTCAAAGACAAGTTGAAAAGTTTACTAATAATCCTAACCGTTATCTCATCACAAGCAAGCTTAGGGAAAAGGGGGGATTGGTTAAGCAGTCCTGTTGCCTCGTTAATAGGATCAAACTGCGCTATCATGGGGCGACCCTCAATAGGGATAGAGTAGCTGCAAGAATTAATAATCTTTTTGAAAATTTTCCATCCGTTAATGTTGTTGATTACCCTATTGATTGGAAAGCTTTAATTGTCAAATTGGAAGATATAGAAGATAGCATCCTCAATGTCCCAAGGCATCAAAAAAATTACAATACATCGCTGCAACAACCATTATTGCTTGAGGAGGATCCTGATGAGGAAGATACGATCCTTGGAACAGCAAACAAATAGGGGAGAGTAAGGTTTTTCGTATGCTATTTGAAGAAGTAAAGTTAAAAGCCCGGGATGGGTATAAGAGACTACAAAACTCCCTAATATTTTTAGCTCTTATGAAAGATAAAAATTCAGGTCAACTCAGCTCATTCATTAATCGTAAATCTGATGCTGCTGTCTTAGAGATTCTCCAATTGCTTTTGGAGGATGGATGTGATCCAACAGTACGTGATTCTCATGGAAATCAACCGATACATATGGCCATTCAATCAAAATTTCCCGATTGTGTGCAGTTTTTGCTAAATCAAGAAGGAGTAGATGTCAATAGTCCAGGGGAAAAAGGGAATACTCCCTTACATTCTGTTTTCCAAGACGTCTACAATATGAAAAATAAAAAAGAAGTGAAGGAGATCCTTACATTATTATTAGAGAAAAAGGCTAAACATCTTCCGAATGAAAAGGGAGAATACCCTATCCATTGGGCGGCTCAACGTTTCCATGCCGATGGATGCGAGCAGTTAGTAAAAACATTTCCTGAAAGTGCCAGTTTACTGAATGAAGAGGGTCAGCTTCCTATTGAGTTGGCGATTTGTGAAGGAGATATAGCAACGTTAGAACGGTTATGTAATATCGCAGAAATGCCTCAAGATTTGCATCAGCGACTTGTGACTTTAGCAGTACGTAGACGCGACTCGTATTTGGTTAAATATTTAATAAATTATGGAGAAAAAATTCATTTGCCCAGGTTGGGGTATCCATTCTTGACTCTTTTGATAAAAGATCGGGGCATTGATGAAGAAAAAAATCATTTGGCCAGGTTCGGGTTGAATCTTGTGATAGAAAATCGGGGCATTGATGAAAATATG contains:
- a CDS encoding ankyrin repeat domain-containing protein — its product is MDNIGSPSDSYKLFRGNSEIASEPFNHKLVRLKNQVNEFFRNERGYFITSKLGERGGIIKRSWRPIENIKLWYYGASLNQEKVDERIDSFLSSFLSMDLQDSEHLSEKLEKIREKIVPQKKNTNKNVSLAEVQESIQSQKSDSNSIKVHKIDLSSLEQLRIRVIQDLLRLKAPRALHTIINESHVERDDKDQIIPEKTFALIREQIAKEGATGGLNTGLNKAIERFLYKKFDKFQSDRKQYLSYLQAMVDMGCIFSPSSDSVIFSAVSIADIELVRILFTQFDKWPTDKQQEWYNWGRRNYLHSDLIHYVFLKNSPESSLFGSSSQRVAMMRQRKSDEAVFEVLKFLLEKGFDVNAKSNTPRYLGATPLHFAAHLHFPLCVKLLLEQPGVKVNGVTAEGKTPLHHVFNFYAEKDERQVNEIVTMLLNRDDLENHCDDQGNYPLHLALQRGYEYKMLLERFPRNANAKNHAGRYPIDLAVLLGHTRAVSTFFTFLDDLRASSSSNNWSDIRGRIENIQSKLDIDKMIYDNYFSWCHLAITFAFSRPESEIEANGFSLYKYFLQTPKVKQVDKILFQKKILASLPALLTKTIESQQEQFRAAAKAVLEEQAIVFCMMILGSLEQSLSSQDPEDQSDIFQKVEDLSLSSQDPEDQSDIFQKVEDLLLDMLEKNFWRVSFYLLSYLYDSKGQIKANTKERINQNLQKYDALCRKYIEKHFLLKEEEVVQLEKQNSSLRSSRSQVELPVIAWNTIFSYLELKKMRNLRILSKRSIIQEAIGSRIGKHLAWFHLGHEFHYKELEKEDLIIRMPEKIEVLTVEGKASLKKLTVQGQKLFNQFEKNPDRFKEISKKRVYQKIGKKQIKDISRKQVYQKIGEKQSLRTLKKVQKLVSQIMITAKQVKDNFIPIPKPIGQTFNKNLQEYPIIIREILEDINFARFLNVNVADESDSISDYLLYLQTQFKSTPNANRALRKVLEKCILSYSRTSILREYQLLKIRVILDMGCILDDRSSLAYALILGDIEIMHLLFAKFETLPPSEQNAWLRFDEKGYSLMSLAVTNNSKLLSARVDVCREKWLVEIIENKSEEVAYNMLTFLLEKNFDPNVGQNRPLYCAAESKFVTCVKLLLEHMAEANCASAIKENTPLHMALASVNEIENEEQRVDEIVDLLLDKVDDQLSNTDGHLPIHFAAKKGDRRNFKKLLDKFPDSINHVDQRNPIDLAIAYGHIELVQEFCDDPLEEDQYYKYLEVAILNHSFFIFEYFLEKMKEHKIPIDANKLILVMITEIWDHSEENIGNNHYIVYAKKILDNYPYPINQNLLLKAKENKKGLLFFILLDHCRFTLSSNEFSDLSKKFIKEFQENSPPTPIIFKRRNDHQQVN